Proteins from one Scylla paramamosain isolate STU-SP2022 chromosome 3, ASM3559412v1, whole genome shotgun sequence genomic window:
- the LOC135088972 gene encoding uncharacterized protein LOC135088972 isoform X4: MVHKKSTYRLNYRNYAPHVRKTVWQENNDIRLRRREEERSHHSIEESDSDCVCDESEEEEQVEGPAPRGLGAVRHSGPRDRFTGSQEQNRHRAIPPNRPTDPPPNVPRLRFSPEHSPRISDQQRTPDSTDDEVGREERSTTGQQGNGRGSEGDGLHETQVTDHNVAMESRNRTRSSSMQLGVMRPGGQAREYDLIPGFFTQAEREEQDGVSRKGVLPRTRITKSWQFPLTSQLSRTTRRNYHNRNRITYVPCGTSSSVRHIGDKTSFNIHLNRDQAKKAKIANCQGPQAHHLKAL; this comes from the exons ATGGTTCATAAAAAGTCCACCTATAGACTGAACTACAGAAACTATGCCCCTCATGTGCGCAAGACTGTGTGGCAGGAAAACAATGACATAAG actcagaagacgagaggaggagaggtcacATCATTCAATAGAAGAAAGTGactctgactgtgtgtgtgatgagtctgaagaggaagagcaggtggAGGGTCCAGCACCAAGAGGATTGGGAGCAGTCAGGCATTCTGGGCCAAGAGACAGGTTcacaggttctcaaga ACAAAATCGTCATCGAGCAATACCACCAAATCGGCCCACAGATCCTCCACCCAATGTGCCTCGCCTCCGCTTCTCTCCTGAACATTCTCCCAG AATTTCTGATCAGCAGAGGACACCAGATAGCACAGATGATGAGGtaggcagggaggaaaggagcacCACAGGACAGCAAGGAAATGgcagaggcagtgaaggagatgGCCTTCATGAAACACAAGTCACAGATCACAATGTTGCCATggaatcaagaaacagaaccaGGTCATCCAGCATGCAACTTGGAGTTATGAGACCTGGAGGCCAAGCTAGAGAGTATGACCTTATACCTG GTTTCTTTACTCAAGctgaaagagaagaacaggatGGAGTATCAAGGAAAGGAGTCTTGCCCAGGACTAGGATAACCAAGAGTTGGCAGTTTCCTCTCACCTCACAGCTTTCCAGGACAACTCGCAGAAACTACCACAACCGCAATAGAATCACATATGTGCCATGTGGTACCAGCTCATCTGTCCGGCATATTGGAGATAAGACATCATTTAACATCCATCTCAACAGAGATCAG GCTAAGAAAGCAAAGATAGCCAACTGTCAAGGACCCCAAGCCCACCACCTCAAGGCCCTGTAA
- the LOC135088950 gene encoding protein artichoke-like isoform X1: MERVFITSLLAVWAADGATQSDTGSCPRPEDNPWCSCYDFNDGVFLECSVVPLSRVATVLVQLRHPVKSLNIYDLEANLTSLPPALFVNSAGVSCLKISHSSLREVPESSFLGLQSSLHSLSIIHSHLTAIPQAALQRLPRLKTLDVEANNITELQSFSFVNIKLVNLNMKGNGLKFISEYAFDGLEESLEELNLMNNKLKQLPIPALRRLSKLRTLKSASNRISDVISDGYSRLPALQVLDLSSNRFTQLTSTSLATMPALLSLSLCKNHISQVAGDSFIQNSVLQRLCLSHNNIMMLEPETFSYTLALQVIDLSHNHLHTISKGLFSNLPELREVFLSFNNILKLQNNTFANSTQISFLYLHNNEIHSIESGAFANLEVLFDLQISHNNLPEIPAGLFFSNRGLNTLSLDNNKITSLAGGTFSHLSELRELRLQNNKLSRVEKNTFSPLPHLHELHLQDNLIQYVAKEAFSSLTELQHLNLKNNKLAQVADSLTRYPASLITLQYSKNEISTISTDALRGQNRLKILWLNDNNLTSMQEVLVHDLSFLQELYLQNNNLGYIQDKCFHNMRKLKLLKLSNNDLQHISSLLFDGLTSLEVLYLDHNGIREIEPRIFQRLVSLRHLDLSNNEILHVRRFMFEGKIPLKVLLLRNSGITDMDPYSFSSLSQLEELDLSQNSLARLNRLSLSIPSIRVLNLGDNHFQIIEENSFYGISNLNWLDMSGCGLFRLPPHLLSEAVHLQHLNLARNNFTDLTSVFFRKLHNLREVNISYNNFSHNVLNSVEGLTKLEVLILNHNPIEELRHPLNDLPSLRELHLSATNLWRLDRHILIRLKNLHTLDLSYNQLSDIPRGMLAATSVSSLSLAENLFPQIPNTIFQEGAPNLRSLNMSGNPMRRITDPLVAIGPPLPLLEDLEATRTNLTTLTTYDLQQMPSLRYLNLSRASISRISPTSLRNLTHLTHLSLAYNRLQILPKERLRGLRSLTFLNLTGNILKKLEPLPSASHSLKVLDASGNKLTGLAQSSFKHSECLEVLLLGANWITTIHPRTFLPLTALRRLDLSHNYLEELSVSPLEPLERSLEWLRLDGNPWRCECRLGQLWTWLQDHLSMVPDLRTLKCHLPEAFSGQPFLMLSSGMLCPQPLILQLDAQGIQSQSLVLKWHASNQSSIQGYKVSFRETSEDGQVVGGLKTRSLTSSPTNYRLTGLRPRTSYLVCVHGLTTSASPSAFHHHHTTQYAPDLSSKCVQVKTDEPIPAKIELSNRLAIMIGVSLGIAIFFIAGTIICCRQMCKDRREAAKAKLESNAGGQNYHSYRQFSVQDNNDAAADSAPKEGQTEC, translated from the exons ATGGAGAGGGTGTTCATCACAAGCCTGCTGGCGGTCTGGGCAGCGGACGGAGCCACGCAGTCAGACACCGGTTCCTGTCCCCGTCCTGAGGACAACCCGTGGTGCTCGTGTTACGACTTCAATGACGGCGTCTTCCTGGAGTGCTCTGTGGTGCCCCTATCGCGGGTGGCCACGGTTCTTGTCCAGCTCCGCCACCCTGTCAAATCTCTTAACATCTACGACCTGGAAGCCAACCTGACCTCTCTGCCCCCGGCACTTTTTGTCAACAGTGCCGGAGTCTCCTGcctcaaaatttctcactcaAGTCTGCGAGAGGTGCCGGAGAGTAGTTTTCTGGGCCTGCAGTCCTCACTACATTCCCTCAGCATCATTCATAGTCACCTCACCGCCATCCCCCAGGCTGCTCTTCAAAGACTGCCCCGTCTGAAAACACTGGACGTGGAAGCCAACAATATAACTGAGCTACAAAGTTTCAGTTTCGTCAATATCAAACTAGTGAACCTCAATATGAAGGGAAATGGACTAAAGTTCATTTCTGAGTATGCTTTTGACGGACTGGAGGAAAGCCTTGAAGAGCTAAACCTAATGAACAACAAGCTGAAGCAGTTGCCCATTCCAGCGTTACGAAGGCTCAGCAAACTTCGGACCCTGAAGTCCGCCAGTAACCGCATCTCCGATGTGATTAGCGACGGGTATTCCCGGCTTCCAGCCCTGCAGGTGTTAGATTTGAGTAGCAACCGCTTCACGCAGCTCACGAGCACCAGCTTAGCTACCATGCCTGccctactatctctctctctgtgcaagAACCACATCTCCCAAGTGGCAGGCGATAGCTTTATCCAGAATTCTGTGTTGCAGAGGCTGTGTCTCAGCCACAATAATATTATGATGCTCGAACCAGAGACCTTTTCTTACACACTAGCTCTGCAGGTGATAGACCTCAGTCACAACCACCTCCATACCATCAGCAAAGGTCTGTTTAGTAATCTGCCTGAGCTAAGGGaggttttcctttccttcaacaACATTCTCAAGCTCCAAAATAATACCTTTGCGAATTCCACCcagatttcctttctttatctccacaacAACGAGATTCACTCCATTGAGAGTGGTGCATTTGCCAACTTGGAGGTACTTTTCGACTTGCAGATCAGCCACAACAACCTACCAGAGATTCCTGCCGGTTTATTCTTCAGCAATCGCGGCCTCAACACTCTCAGCCTAGACAATAATAAGATCACCTCCTTGGCCGGAGGTACGTTCAGCCATCTGTCCGAGCTGAGGGAGTTGCGActccaaaacaataaattatccagggtagaaaaaaatactttttcacctcttcctcacctccatGAACTGCACCTTCAAGATAATTTGATCCAGTATGTCGCGAAGGAAGCTTTTTCTTCGCTGACCGAGTTACAGCATCTCAATCTCAAGAACAACAAGCTGGCACAGGTAGCAGATTCTCTCACCCGCTATCCTGCAAGCCTAATAACTCTCCAGTATTCAAAAAATGAAATTAGCACGATATCCACGGATGCCTTGAGAGGACAAAATCGACTCAAGATTCTGTGGCTAAATGACAATAATTTAACAAGCATGCAGGAAGTGCTGGTACACGACCTTTCTTTCCTACAGGAATTATATCTCCAAAACAATAACCTCGGTTACATCCAGGACAAGTGTTTTCACAACATGAGGAAGCTTAAGCTTCTCAAGTTATCCAACAATGATCTGCAGCACATCAGCTCCTTGCTCTTCGATGGTCTCACCTCTCTGGAAGTCCTCTATCTTGACCACAATGGCATCAGAGAGATCGAGCCGAGAATATTTCAACGACTGGTCAGTCTGCGCCATCTCGATCTTTCTAACAACGAGATTCTGCATGTGCGGCGATTCATGTTTGAAGGTAAAATTCCTCTAAAGGTTCTGCTGCTACGCAACTCTGGCATCACTGACATGGATCCCTATTCGTTCTCCAGCCTGAGTCAACTGGAGGAGCTGGATTTGTCCCAGAACTCTTTAGCTCGCCTCAACAGGCTTTCACTCAGCATACCTTCCATCAGGGTACTTAATCTTGGTGACAATCATTTCCAGATCATTGAAGAAAATTCCTTCTATGGTATTTCCAATTTGAATTGGTTGGACATGAGTGGATGTGGACTCTTCCGTCTCCCTCCACACCTCCTTTCCGAGGCCGTCCACCTCCAGCACCTCAACTTGGCCAGGAATAACTTTACTGATCTGACATCCGTTTTTTTCCGTAAGCTGCACAATTTAAGGGAGGTCAATATATCATACAACAACTTCTCCCATAATGTTCTAAACTCTGTCGAAGGTCTAACAAAATTGGAAGTACTTATTCTCAACCATAATCCCATTGAGGAATTGCGGCATCCCCTCAACGATTTGCCAAGCCTGCGTGAGCTGCACTTGTCTGCAACTAACCTATGGAGATTGGACCGACACATCCTCATAAGATTGAAAAACCTGCATACTCTTGACCTGTCCTACAACCAGCTGTCTGACATTCCACGGGGCATGCTGGCAGCCACAAGCGTAAGCAGCCTCAGTTTGGCAGAAAACCTCTTCCCACAAATACCTAACACCATCTTCCAGGAGGGCGCCCCGAATCTTCGCTCCCTTAATATGTCAGGCAATCCCATGAGGCGGATTACGGATCCGCTTGTGGCTATTGGTCCTCCTCTTCCGCTGCTTGAGGATCTGGAGGCAACTAGAACAAACTTGACGACTTTAACAACATATGACCTCCAGCAGATGCCCAGCCTCCGTTACCTCAACCTCTCCCGTGCTTCCATCAGCAGGATCTCTCCAACTAGCCTGAGAAATTTGACTCATCTCACTCATCTCAGTCTCGCTTACAACCGTCTCCAGATCTTGCCAAAGGAGAGGCTGCGCGGTCTACGATCCCTCACCTTCCTTAACTTGACGGGAAATATCCTCAAGAAGCTGGAGCCTCTACCTTCTGCCTCCCACTCCCTTAAG GTGCTTGACGCCTCTGGGAACAAATTAACGGGGTTGGCACAGTCGTCCTTCAAGCATAGCGAGTGCCTGGAAGTGCTGCTGCTAGGTGCCAACTGGATCACCACCATCCATCCGCGCACTTTCTTGCCCCTCACCGCTCTCCGCCGTCTTGATCTTTCTCATAACTATCTAGAGGAGTTGTCTGTTTCACCTCTGGAGCCCCTTGAACGGAGCCTGGAATGGCTTCGCTTAGATGGTAATCCATGGAGGTGTGAATGTCGCCTGGGCCAGCTATGGACGTGGCTCCAGGATCATTTGTCGATGGTGCCTGATCTTCGCACCCTCAAGTGTCACCTGCCCGAG GCATTCTCTGGCCAGCCCTTCCTGATGTTGTCGTCAGGCATGTTGTGTCCTCAGCCACTCATTCTCCAATTGGACGCACAAGGCATCCAGAGTCAGTCATTGGTACTCAAGTGGCATGCCTCCAATCAGTCCTCCATCCAAGGTTACAAG GTATCATTCCGTGAGACGAGTGAAGACGGCCAAGTAGTGGGCGGCCTGAAGACCcgctccctcacttcctcacctACCAACTACCGCCTGACGGGGCTACGACCACGCACTAGCTACTTGGTGTGTGTGCACGGTCTAACCACCTCCGCCAGTCCTtcagcctttcatcaccatcacaccaccCAATATGCGCCC GACCTGAGTAGTAAATGTGTGCAGGTGAAAACCGACGAACCAATCCCGGCCAAGATCGAACTCAGCAACCGTCTTGCAATCATGATTGGAGTATCGCTGGGAATCGCCATTTTCTTCATTGCAGGCACCATTATTTGCTGCCGTCAAATGTGTAAGGACAGGAGGGAAGCGGCCAAGGCTAAGTTGGAATCCAACGCTGGCGGCCAGAACTACCACTCCTACAGGCAGTTCTCCGTCCAAGACAACAATGACGCTGCCGCTGATTCCGCTCCCaaagagggacagacagagTGCTAG
- the LOC135088950 gene encoding protein artichoke-like isoform X2, whose product MERVFITSLLAVWAADGATQSDTGSCPRPEDNPWCSCYDFNDGVFLECSVVPLSRVATVLVQLRHPVKSLNIYDLEANLTSLPPALFVNSAGVSCLKISHSSLREVPESSFLGLQSSLHSLSIIHSHLTAIPQAALQRLPRLKTLDVEANNITELQSFSFVNIKLVNLNMKGNGLKFISEYAFDGLEESLEELNLMNNKLKQLPIPALRRLSKLRTLKSASNRISDVISDGYSRLPALQVLDLSSNRFTQLTSTSLATMPALLSLSLCKNHISQVAGDSFIQNSVLQRLCLSHNNIMMLEPETFSYTLALQVIDLSHNHLHTISKGLFSNLPELREVFLSFNNILKLQNNTFANSTQISFLYLHNNEIHSIESGAFANLEVLFDLQISHNNLPEIPAGLFFSNRGLNTLSLDNNKITSLAGGTFSHLSELRELRLQNNKLSRVEKNTFSPLPHLHELHLQDNLIQYVAKEAFSSLTELQHLNLKNNKLAQVADSLTRYPASLITLQYSKNEISTISTDALRGQNRLKILWLNDNNLTSMQEVLVHDLSFLQELYLQNNNLGYIQDKCFHNMRKLKLLKLSNNDLQHISSLLFDGLTSLEVLYLDHNGIREIEPRIFQRLVSLRHLDLSNNEILHVRRFMFEGKIPLKVLLLRNSGITDMDPYSFSSLSQLEELDLSQNSLARLNRLSLSIPSIRVLNLGDNHFQIIEENSFYGISNLNWLDMSGCGLFRLPPHLLSEAVHLQHLNLARNNFTDLTSVFFRKLHNLREVNISYNNFSHNVLNSVEGLTKLEVLILNHNPIEELRHPLNDLPSLRELHLSATNLWRLDRHILIRLKNLHTLDLSYNQLSDIPRGMLAATSVSSLSLAENLFPQIPNTIFQEGAPNLRSLNMSGNPMRRITDPLVAIGPPLPLLEDLEATRTNLTTLTTYDLQQMPSLRYLNLSRASISRISPTSLRNLTHLTHLSLAYNRLQILPKERLRGLRSLTFLNLTGNILKKLEPLPSASHSLKSSFKHSECLEVLLLGANWITTIHPRTFLPLTALRRLDLSHNYLEELSVSPLEPLERSLEWLRLDGNPWRCECRLGQLWTWLQDHLSMVPDLRTLKCHLPEAFSGQPFLMLSSGMLCPQPLILQLDAQGIQSQSLVLKWHASNQSSIQGYKVSFRETSEDGQVVGGLKTRSLTSSPTNYRLTGLRPRTSYLVCVHGLTTSASPSAFHHHHTTQYAPDLSSKCVQVKTDEPIPAKIELSNRLAIMIGVSLGIAIFFIAGTIICCRQMCKDRREAAKAKLESNAGGQNYHSYRQFSVQDNNDAAADSAPKEGQTEC is encoded by the exons ATGGAGAGGGTGTTCATCACAAGCCTGCTGGCGGTCTGGGCAGCGGACGGAGCCACGCAGTCAGACACCGGTTCCTGTCCCCGTCCTGAGGACAACCCGTGGTGCTCGTGTTACGACTTCAATGACGGCGTCTTCCTGGAGTGCTCTGTGGTGCCCCTATCGCGGGTGGCCACGGTTCTTGTCCAGCTCCGCCACCCTGTCAAATCTCTTAACATCTACGACCTGGAAGCCAACCTGACCTCTCTGCCCCCGGCACTTTTTGTCAACAGTGCCGGAGTCTCCTGcctcaaaatttctcactcaAGTCTGCGAGAGGTGCCGGAGAGTAGTTTTCTGGGCCTGCAGTCCTCACTACATTCCCTCAGCATCATTCATAGTCACCTCACCGCCATCCCCCAGGCTGCTCTTCAAAGACTGCCCCGTCTGAAAACACTGGACGTGGAAGCCAACAATATAACTGAGCTACAAAGTTTCAGTTTCGTCAATATCAAACTAGTGAACCTCAATATGAAGGGAAATGGACTAAAGTTCATTTCTGAGTATGCTTTTGACGGACTGGAGGAAAGCCTTGAAGAGCTAAACCTAATGAACAACAAGCTGAAGCAGTTGCCCATTCCAGCGTTACGAAGGCTCAGCAAACTTCGGACCCTGAAGTCCGCCAGTAACCGCATCTCCGATGTGATTAGCGACGGGTATTCCCGGCTTCCAGCCCTGCAGGTGTTAGATTTGAGTAGCAACCGCTTCACGCAGCTCACGAGCACCAGCTTAGCTACCATGCCTGccctactatctctctctctgtgcaagAACCACATCTCCCAAGTGGCAGGCGATAGCTTTATCCAGAATTCTGTGTTGCAGAGGCTGTGTCTCAGCCACAATAATATTATGATGCTCGAACCAGAGACCTTTTCTTACACACTAGCTCTGCAGGTGATAGACCTCAGTCACAACCACCTCCATACCATCAGCAAAGGTCTGTTTAGTAATCTGCCTGAGCTAAGGGaggttttcctttccttcaacaACATTCTCAAGCTCCAAAATAATACCTTTGCGAATTCCACCcagatttcctttctttatctccacaacAACGAGATTCACTCCATTGAGAGTGGTGCATTTGCCAACTTGGAGGTACTTTTCGACTTGCAGATCAGCCACAACAACCTACCAGAGATTCCTGCCGGTTTATTCTTCAGCAATCGCGGCCTCAACACTCTCAGCCTAGACAATAATAAGATCACCTCCTTGGCCGGAGGTACGTTCAGCCATCTGTCCGAGCTGAGGGAGTTGCGActccaaaacaataaattatccagggtagaaaaaaatactttttcacctcttcctcacctccatGAACTGCACCTTCAAGATAATTTGATCCAGTATGTCGCGAAGGAAGCTTTTTCTTCGCTGACCGAGTTACAGCATCTCAATCTCAAGAACAACAAGCTGGCACAGGTAGCAGATTCTCTCACCCGCTATCCTGCAAGCCTAATAACTCTCCAGTATTCAAAAAATGAAATTAGCACGATATCCACGGATGCCTTGAGAGGACAAAATCGACTCAAGATTCTGTGGCTAAATGACAATAATTTAACAAGCATGCAGGAAGTGCTGGTACACGACCTTTCTTTCCTACAGGAATTATATCTCCAAAACAATAACCTCGGTTACATCCAGGACAAGTGTTTTCACAACATGAGGAAGCTTAAGCTTCTCAAGTTATCCAACAATGATCTGCAGCACATCAGCTCCTTGCTCTTCGATGGTCTCACCTCTCTGGAAGTCCTCTATCTTGACCACAATGGCATCAGAGAGATCGAGCCGAGAATATTTCAACGACTGGTCAGTCTGCGCCATCTCGATCTTTCTAACAACGAGATTCTGCATGTGCGGCGATTCATGTTTGAAGGTAAAATTCCTCTAAAGGTTCTGCTGCTACGCAACTCTGGCATCACTGACATGGATCCCTATTCGTTCTCCAGCCTGAGTCAACTGGAGGAGCTGGATTTGTCCCAGAACTCTTTAGCTCGCCTCAACAGGCTTTCACTCAGCATACCTTCCATCAGGGTACTTAATCTTGGTGACAATCATTTCCAGATCATTGAAGAAAATTCCTTCTATGGTATTTCCAATTTGAATTGGTTGGACATGAGTGGATGTGGACTCTTCCGTCTCCCTCCACACCTCCTTTCCGAGGCCGTCCACCTCCAGCACCTCAACTTGGCCAGGAATAACTTTACTGATCTGACATCCGTTTTTTTCCGTAAGCTGCACAATTTAAGGGAGGTCAATATATCATACAACAACTTCTCCCATAATGTTCTAAACTCTGTCGAAGGTCTAACAAAATTGGAAGTACTTATTCTCAACCATAATCCCATTGAGGAATTGCGGCATCCCCTCAACGATTTGCCAAGCCTGCGTGAGCTGCACTTGTCTGCAACTAACCTATGGAGATTGGACCGACACATCCTCATAAGATTGAAAAACCTGCATACTCTTGACCTGTCCTACAACCAGCTGTCTGACATTCCACGGGGCATGCTGGCAGCCACAAGCGTAAGCAGCCTCAGTTTGGCAGAAAACCTCTTCCCACAAATACCTAACACCATCTTCCAGGAGGGCGCCCCGAATCTTCGCTCCCTTAATATGTCAGGCAATCCCATGAGGCGGATTACGGATCCGCTTGTGGCTATTGGTCCTCCTCTTCCGCTGCTTGAGGATCTGGAGGCAACTAGAACAAACTTGACGACTTTAACAACATATGACCTCCAGCAGATGCCCAGCCTCCGTTACCTCAACCTCTCCCGTGCTTCCATCAGCAGGATCTCTCCAACTAGCCTGAGAAATTTGACTCATCTCACTCATCTCAGTCTCGCTTACAACCGTCTCCAGATCTTGCCAAAGGAGAGGCTGCGCGGTCTACGATCCCTCACCTTCCTTAACTTGACGGGAAATATCCTCAAGAAGCTGGAGCCTCTACCTTCTGCCTCCCACTCCCTTAAG TCGTCCTTCAAGCATAGCGAGTGCCTGGAAGTGCTGCTGCTAGGTGCCAACTGGATCACCACCATCCATCCGCGCACTTTCTTGCCCCTCACCGCTCTCCGCCGTCTTGATCTTTCTCATAACTATCTAGAGGAGTTGTCTGTTTCACCTCTGGAGCCCCTTGAACGGAGCCTGGAATGGCTTCGCTTAGATGGTAATCCATGGAGGTGTGAATGTCGCCTGGGCCAGCTATGGACGTGGCTCCAGGATCATTTGTCGATGGTGCCTGATCTTCGCACCCTCAAGTGTCACCTGCCCGAG GCATTCTCTGGCCAGCCCTTCCTGATGTTGTCGTCAGGCATGTTGTGTCCTCAGCCACTCATTCTCCAATTGGACGCACAAGGCATCCAGAGTCAGTCATTGGTACTCAAGTGGCATGCCTCCAATCAGTCCTCCATCCAAGGTTACAAG GTATCATTCCGTGAGACGAGTGAAGACGGCCAAGTAGTGGGCGGCCTGAAGACCcgctccctcacttcctcacctACCAACTACCGCCTGACGGGGCTACGACCACGCACTAGCTACTTGGTGTGTGTGCACGGTCTAACCACCTCCGCCAGTCCTtcagcctttcatcaccatcacaccaccCAATATGCGCCC GACCTGAGTAGTAAATGTGTGCAGGTGAAAACCGACGAACCAATCCCGGCCAAGATCGAACTCAGCAACCGTCTTGCAATCATGATTGGAGTATCGCTGGGAATCGCCATTTTCTTCATTGCAGGCACCATTATTTGCTGCCGTCAAATGTGTAAGGACAGGAGGGAAGCGGCCAAGGCTAAGTTGGAATCCAACGCTGGCGGCCAGAACTACCACTCCTACAGGCAGTTCTCCGTCCAAGACAACAATGACGCTGCCGCTGATTCCGCTCCCaaagagggacagacagagTGCTAG
- the LOC135088972 gene encoding uncharacterized protein LOC135088972 isoform X3 — translation MVHKKSTYRLNYRNYAPHVRKTVWQENNDIRLRRREEERSHHSIEESDSDCVCDESEEEEQVEGPAPRGLGAVRHSGPRDRFTGSQEQNRHRAIPPNRPTDPPPNVPRLRFSPEHSPRISDQQRTPDSTDDEVGREERSTTGQQGNGRGSEGDGLHETQVTDHNVAMESRNRTRSSSMQLGVMRPGGQAREYDLIPGFFTQAEREEQDGVSRKGVLPRTRITKSWQFPLTSQLSRTTRRNYHNRNRITYVPCGTSSSVRHIGDKTSFNIHLNRDQAESIHTMDLAHIHSRSHLHILSLLTLLRCILSGRSPCPPLRVVSRYGKQHFKPLHTGIGK, via the exons ATGGTTCATAAAAAGTCCACCTATAGACTGAACTACAGAAACTATGCCCCTCATGTGCGCAAGACTGTGTGGCAGGAAAACAATGACATAAG actcagaagacgagaggaggagaggtcacATCATTCAATAGAAGAAAGTGactctgactgtgtgtgtgatgagtctgaagaggaagagcaggtggAGGGTCCAGCACCAAGAGGATTGGGAGCAGTCAGGCATTCTGGGCCAAGAGACAGGTTcacaggttctcaaga ACAAAATCGTCATCGAGCAATACCACCAAATCGGCCCACAGATCCTCCACCCAATGTGCCTCGCCTCCGCTTCTCTCCTGAACATTCTCCCAG AATTTCTGATCAGCAGAGGACACCAGATAGCACAGATGATGAGGtaggcagggaggaaaggagcacCACAGGACAGCAAGGAAATGgcagaggcagtgaaggagatgGCCTTCATGAAACACAAGTCACAGATCACAATGTTGCCATggaatcaagaaacagaaccaGGTCATCCAGCATGCAACTTGGAGTTATGAGACCTGGAGGCCAAGCTAGAGAGTATGACCTTATACCTG GTTTCTTTACTCAAGctgaaagagaagaacaggatGGAGTATCAAGGAAAGGAGTCTTGCCCAGGACTAGGATAACCAAGAGTTGGCAGTTTCCTCTCACCTCACAGCTTTCCAGGACAACTCGCAGAAACTACCACAACCGCAATAGAATCACATATGTGCCATGTGGTACCAGCTCATCTGTCCGGCATATTGGAGATAAGACATCATTTAACATCCATCTCAACAGAGATCAG GCAGAGTCCATACACACAATGGACCTTGCACACATCCACTCACGCAGCCACCTGCACATCCTCTCGTTGCTGACTTTATTGAGGTGCATCCTGTCCGGCAGAAGTCCATGCCCTCCCCTCAGGGTAGTGTCCAG